A genomic region of Fodinisporobacter ferrooxydans contains the following coding sequences:
- a CDS encoding methylated-DNA--[protein]-cysteine S-methyltransferase gives MKFFFDMYASPIGEIHVILDERGIRKISMTEAEWQQDQQELSQFGSLSHAPGNCKKAMEQLDEYFKGKRKQFDLPLSIVGTEFRKKVWQQLLDIPYGIVKSYSDVAIAVGNPKAVRAIGQANRANPIPIVIPCHRVIGKQGALVGYAGNRTDVKAFLLQLEGAI, from the coding sequence ATGAAATTTTTCTTTGATATGTATGCTTCTCCGATCGGGGAGATCCACGTGATATTGGATGAACGGGGAATACGGAAAATTTCCATGACAGAAGCCGAATGGCAGCAAGATCAACAGGAGTTAAGCCAATTCGGTTCCCTTTCCCATGCGCCCGGCAACTGTAAAAAAGCGATGGAGCAACTCGATGAGTACTTTAAAGGGAAGCGAAAACAGTTTGACCTTCCTTTATCCATTGTTGGTACGGAGTTTCGCAAAAAAGTCTGGCAACAACTATTGGATATCCCCTATGGAATTGTGAAAAGTTATAGTGATGTGGCAATTGCTGTGGGGAATCCAAAAGCGGTGCGAGCGATTGGACAAGCCAATCGGGCCAATCCCATTCCGATTGTGATTCCTTGTCATCGCGTCATTGGCAAGCAAGGAGCGCTTGTCGGTTATGCGGGAAATCGTACAGATGTAAAAGCGTTTTTATTGCAACTGGAAGGCGCCATTTGA